In the Kwoniella shivajii chromosome 2, complete sequence genome, one interval contains:
- a CDS encoding glycogen debranching enzyme, with translation MVSVKPTNIQLPLNGNGESQVPVDGLRTPKTPQDEAIAFFKGESNDGKEVQVWELALENDGGPGEGKDYIRLPPPVRPYVLRFSIRPGTNVTRNGVLKSDFPMDGGVFQRGDWKERKLPTDMSKPIQIDLPISAPGAFCYYLEYDGPTPSSPRIQGRKGYFNVDPLILLPQRTSFFPSKVNPLKDTSSGAILPKSTNVSLDGLIILSVLAKWMGKTSDWEKHFVEASRRGYNMLHWAPLQQRGSSGSPYSIQDQLSYDQAILVNHNVKDGGYAEIEKIIKLAKEKYGLGGITDVVLNHMAFDSPWLEQHPEAGYSPQNTPHLAPAVELEDAILSLSSNLSSLGLPTTLNSEGDLQKLIPAMKKAIDDSRLWEFYVFDVQASVSSVRSSLLRNKPSPKKWEGSNVSNQSASQLAEIIKSTPGFIENFKAYSSRFCSTVKPELAAGLIQSAYPSESPETQAKRWGEVLDVLNVDLYAECNDDVNAAIEGMVGRLRFTRLEDGGPKIGAITEERPLVEKYFTRLPSNETTSKHPKDSLALANNGWMWGADPLQNFAEYPSKAYIRRQVIVWDDCVKLRYGSGRDDNPWLWDHMIKYAELLAATFDGFRLDNCHSTPLHLGEAVIDAGRRVNPNLYIMAELFTGSSEMDLKFVRELGINSLVREAYNGDNVKNFADLLWRFGLGKPVGSMDSACLSSSDELAPPFGKGATRPCIVTPLQGSVPHAVFYDLTHDNQSPFDKRTAEDALSTGALVTFSRAALGSNKGFDDLYPKLLDLVTDNRPYEVADQNENGIGKVKRILNHLHTQMMEEGFTEGHVHEEGQYIMIHRVHPITHKGYMLIAHTAFKGFSGRGWIKPIKLSRTNISYLFGASVTTDFSSWDPNAKTHKGIPSKLEEVAEPSITRGQDGDGQYCEINVPDHFDPGSIMVFSTSMDEIKSDLDQIIKTGAVEAYSELDLVDLNVILHRADGEEKDATGGDGTYTIPNYGSLVYCGLEGWMHPLREIMKSNDLGHPLCAHLREGTWAMDYVLKRLEKQVGDLPRLAKPHQWLSERFELIKSTCPGFMRPKYFALVMYEAYKAARKAVVEQCSEFISSGHSFTHDLALCSVQMYGLVKSASINPAKPVPSLAAGLPHFAAGWARCWGRDVFISLRGLFLTTGNFPAARDHILSFGSTLKHGLIPNLLDSTKTPRYNCRDGPWWFCQNIQDYTKMCPNGLALLNDKVKRRFPADDTWVEWDHPRAFEYESTVAELVQEILQRHAQGIEFREYNAGPNLDMDMKDEGFNQKIWVDWSTGIIFGGNRYNCGTWMDKMGSSDKAGNKGLPATPRDGAPVEITGLLKSTLSWVDGLSKAGKWPFKGVKATIKGETRTVTYKEWADLIQASFEKCYYVPSDPSEDSKYDINSGMVNRRGIYKDVYGTPKEREWSDYQLRCNYTLPMIVAPELFTPEKAIGALQIAEAVLRGPLGFKTLDPSDSQYRGDYDNSNDSHDQAIAKGWNYHQGPEWGFPTGWFLMAYLKFDRIAGEGKKDATQTMHHISNILQSHAQHITNDPWRGLPELTNSNGQYCYDSCNTQAWSASTILDVLEEMHKIGKK, from the exons ATGGTATCAGTTAAACCTACAAACATCCAATTACCTCTTAATGGTAACGGGGAATCTCAAGTACCAGTGGATGGATTAAGAACACCCAAGACACCTCAAGATGAAGCGATAGCTTTTTTCAAGGGGGAAAGCAACGATGGCAAGGAGGTTCAAGTCTGGGAATTGGCTTTGGAGAATGATGGTGGACCAGGAGAGGGTAAAGAT TACATCCGGCTTCCACCTCCCGTCCGACCATACGTTCTCAGATTCTCCATTCGACCGGGGACTAACGTAACTCGAAATGGTGTTCTGAAGTCTGACTTCCCTATGGACGGGGGTGTGTTCCAAAGAGgtgattggaaagaaagaaagctaCCCACCGATATgagcaa ACCCATTCAAATCGACCTTCCCATATCAGCACCAGGTGCATTCTGCTATTATCTTGAATACGATGGACCTACTCCCTCTTCACCTCGAATTCAAGGCAGAAAAGGATACTTCAACGTTGATCCACTCATCCTCTTGCCTCAACGtacatctttcttcccttctaaAGTCAACCCATTGAAGGACACCTCATCAGGTGCAATCTTGCCCAAATCCACCAATGTCTCATTAGATGGATTGATAATCTTATCTGTATTGGCTAAATGGATGGGCAAAACTTCAGATTGGGAAAAACATTTCGTTGAAGCTTCTAGACGTGGATATAATATGCTTCATTGGGCACCTTTACAACAAAGAGGTAGCTCAGGAAGTCCTTATTCGATCCAAGATCAATTGAGCTACGATCAAGCTATCTTGGTGAATCATAATGTGAAAGATGGAGGATATGCAGAAATTGAAAAAATTATCAAATTAGCTAAAGAGAAATATGGTTTAGGTGGTATAACTGATGTAGTATTGAATCATATGGCTTTCGACTCTCCCTGGCTAGAGCAACATCCCGAAGCAG gttactcacctcaaaatACTCCTCATCTCGCTCCTGCAGTAGAGCTTGAAGATGCCATTCTTTCGTTATCATcgaatctctcttctctcggATTACCTACGACACTCAATTCCGAAGGCGACTTGCAAAAACTGATCCCAGCAATGAAAAAAGCTATCGACGATTCTCGTTTATGGGAATTCTATGTGTTTGATGTACAGGCATCTGTGTCTTCAGTTAGATCATCTTTACTGCGAAACAAACCCTCACCAAAGAAATGGGAAGGATCAAATGTTTCCAACCAATCGGCGTCACAATTagctgaaatcatcaaatcaaccCCTGGATTCATTGAGAACTTCAAGGCTTACTCTTCGAGATTCTGCTCAACTGTTAAACCTGAATTGGCGGCTGGATTGATCCAATCTGCTTATCCAAGTGAATCACCTGAGACTCAAGCTAAGCGATGGGGAGAGGTTCTTGATGTGCTCAATGTCGACTTGTACGCGGAATGCAACGATGATGTCAACGCTGCTATCGAAGGTATGGTTGGAAGATTGAGATTCACCCGATTAGAAGATGGAGGACCTAAGATCGGTGCCATCACTGAAGA ACGACCGCTTGTCGAAAAATACTTTACCAGACTTCCTTCGAACGAAACCACTTCCAAACACCCCAAAGATTCTCTTGCTTTAGCCAATAATGGGTGGATGTGGGGTGCCGATCCATTGCAAAACTTTGCTGAATATCCATCCAAAGCTTACATCCGTCGACAGGTTATAGTATGGGATGATTGTGTGAAACTTCGTTATGGATCTGGCAGAGATGATAATCCATGGTTATGGGATCATATGATCAAATATGCCGAACTTTTAGCAGCGACTTTTGATGGTTTCCGATTGGATAATTGTCATTCTACACCTCTGCATCTGGGTGAAGCTGTAATCGATGCCGGAAGAAGAGTAAACCCTAATTTGTATATCATGGCTGAACTTTTCACTGGAAGCTCAGAGATGGATCTCAAGTTTGTTAGAGAATTAGGAATCAACAGTCTGGTTAGAGAGGCTTACAACGGTGACAATGTCAAAAACTTCGCTGATTT ACTTTGGCGATTTGGTCTGGGTAAGCCTGTTG GATCAATGGACTCTGCCTGTCTTTCATCGTCCGATGAACTCGCACCACCTTTCGGTAAAGGGGCTACACGACCTTGTATCGTTACACCCCTTCAAGGATCAGTTCCTCACGCCGTGTTCTACGATCTGACTCACGATAACCAATCTCCATTCGACAAGAGAACCGCTGAAGATGCTCTATCGACCGGGGCCCTGGTCACATTCTCTCGAGCAGCTTTAGGATCAAACAAAGGTTTCGATGACTTATATCCCAAACTCTTGGATTTAGTTACGGATAACCGACCATACGAAGTAGCCGACcagaatgaaaatggaatTGGAAAGGTCAAGAGAATACTTAACCACCTGCACACtcaaatgatggaagaagggtTCACCGAAGGTCATGTACATGAAGAAGGACAG TACATCATGATTCACCGAGTACACCCTATTACCCATAAAGGTTACATGCTCATTGCTCACACCGCCTTTAAGGGCTTCTCAGGCAGAGGATGGA TCAAACCGATCAAACTCTCCCGAACCAACATCTCCTACTTATTCGGTGCATCTGTCACCACCGATTTCAGCTCATGGGACCCTAATGCCAAAACGCATAAAGGTATTCCCTCCAAATTGGAGGAAGTTGCTGAACCTAGTATCACCAGAGGCCAAGATGGCGATGGCCAATATTGCGAGATCAATGTACCTGACCACTTTGACCCTGGAAGCATCATGGTTTTTTCCACTTCGATGGATGAAATAAAGTCCGACCTCgatcagatcatcaagacTGGAGCTGTTGAGGCTTATTCCGAACTTGATCTCGTCGATCTCAACGTGATCCTTCATCGagctgatggagaagagaaagatgcAACGGGTGGTGATGGAACATACACCATCCCCAATTACGGTAGCTTAGTCTATTGTGGTCTGGAAGGATGGATGCACCCATTAAGAGAGATCATGAAGAGTAACGACCTCGGTCATCCTCTATGCGCTCACCTAAGAGAGGGCACGTGGGCAATGGATTACGTCTTAAAGCGATTGGAGAA GCAAGTTGGCGATCTACCTCGATTGGCTAAACCTCATCAATGGTTATCCGAAAGATTCGAATTAATCAAATCCACTTGTCCCGGATTCATGAGACCGAAATATTTCGCTTTAGTAATGTACGAAGCATATAAAGCTGCTCGAAAAGCTGTAGTGGAACAATGTTCCGAGTTCATCTCTTCAGGACATTCCTTCACTCATGATTTAGCTTTATGTTCCGTACAAATGTACGGTCTTGTCAAATCTGCTTCCATCAATCCCGCAAAACCCGTACCTTCATTGGCTGCAGGTTTACCGCATTTCGCCGCAGGTTGGGCTAGATGTTGGGGTCGAGATGTT TTCATCTCTCTCAGAGGTCTTTTCCTTACAACAGGAAACTTCCCGGCAGCAAGAGATCATATCTTATCTTTTGGAAGTACACTCAAACATGGTCTGATCCCAAACTTGCTTGATTCTACCAAAACCCCCAGATACAACTGTCGTGATGGGCCAT GGTGGTTCTGTCAAAACATCCAAGATTACACTAAGATGTGTCCAAACGGTCTTGCTTTGTTGAACGATAAAGTCAAACGAAGATTCCCCGCAGATGATACTTGGGTAGAATGGGATCATCCCAGAGCATTCGAGTACGAAAGTACTGTTGCTGAACTTGTGCAAGAAATCTTGCAACGACATGCTCAAGGCATCGAATTCAGGGAATATAAC GCTGGACCTAATCTCgatatggatatgaaagACGAAGGTTTCAACCAAAAGATCTGGGTAGACTGGTCAACTGGTATCATATTTGGCGGTAACAGGTACAACTGCGG TACATGGATGGACAAGATGGGTTCCTCCGACAAGGCCGGCAACAAAGGTCTACCTGCTACTCCTCGTGATGGTGCACCCGTTGAAATCACCGGTCTACTCAAGAGTACATTGAGTTGGGTTGATGGTCTTAGCAAAGCGGGCAAATGGCCTTTCAAGGGTGTAAAAGCTACGATTAAAGGTGAAACTCGAACTGTCACCTATAAAGAATGGGCCGACCTCATTCAAGCTTCTTTCGAGAAATGCTATTATGTCCCATCTGATCCTTCCGAAGACTCCAAATACGATATCAACTCGGGAATGGTGAATCGAAGAGGTATCTACAAGGATGTATATGGTACTCCCAAAGAGCGAGAGTGGAGTGACTATCAA CTTCGATGTAATTACACTTTACCTATGATTGTTGCACCGGAACTTTTCACACCAGAAAAAGCGATTGGAGCTCTTCAAATCGCCGAAGCTGTTCTTCGAGGTCCATTAGGATTCAAAACTCTCGATCCTTCCGATAGTCAATACAGAGGAGACTACGATAATTCCAATGATAGTCACGATCAGGCTATTGCTAAAGGATGGAAC TACCACCAAGGACCAGAATGGGGTTTCCCTACAGGCTGGTTCCTCATGGCGTATCTCAAATTCGACCGGATTGCTGGCGAGGGCAAGAAA GATGCTACTCAGACCATGCACCACATCTCCAACATCTTGCAAAGTCATGCTCAACATATTACGAATGATCCTTGGAGAGGTCTTCCTGAATTAACCAACAGCA ACGGTCAATACTGTTACGATTCATGTAATACACAAGCTTGGAGTGCGAGTACCATCCTGGACGTTTTAGAGGAGATGCAcaagattggaaagaaatAA
- a CDS encoding 40S ribosomal protein S18, giving the protein MSFAPLEAHQQFQHILRLLNTNVAGQGKIMYALTEIKGVGRRYANLVCKKADVDLAKRAGELNSDELERIVTIMQNPAQFKIPNWFLNRQRDIVDGKNSHIVSNVIDQRLREDLERLKKIRSHRGLRHHWGLRVRGQHTKTTGRRVGKTVVGKKK; this is encoded by the exons ATGTCATTCGCTCCCCTTGAGGCCCATCAACAATTCCAG CACATTCTTCGTCTTTTGAACACCAACGTCGCCGGTCAAGGTAAGATCATGTACGCTCTTACCGAGATCAAAGGTGTTGGTCGACGATACGCAAACTTGGTCTGCAAGAAGGCCGATGTCGATCTTGCCAAGCG AGCTGGTGAACTTAACTCCGATGAACTTGAACGAATCGTCACCATCATGCAAAACCCCGCTCAATTCAAGATCCCCAACTGGTTCTTGAACAGACAACGAGATATCGTTGACGGCAAAAACTCCCACATTGTCTCCAACGTCATCGACCAAAGACTTCGAGAAGATCTTGaacgattgaagaagatcagatcCCACAGAGGTCTCAGACACCACTGGGGTCTTAGAGTTAGAGGTCAACACACCAAGACCACCGGTCGACGAGTCGGAAAGACCGTCGTTGGTAAGAAGAAGTAA